A window of the Candidatus Zixiibacteriota bacterium genome harbors these coding sequences:
- a CDS encoding ABC transporter ATP-binding protein gives MDNSPQQRTSGRFATVTRYMIRYRWYLIFGFACVVISNALMLVTPYVTKLVIDRLENRAAMSDVGLLVLAMIGLAVVSGLFRLLIRRTIIWMSRHMEYDLRGELVAHLLKLSPSFYDKNRTGDIMARATNDLEAVRMMAGPAVMHIANTIVISAGAIVMMVYLSPLLTLYALAPAIVMPIAMNQLGNLIHRKFLKIQEHFSSMTAFVQENLAGVRVIKAYRQEEQENAHFDRMSQKYFRLNLDLGRYQATFYPLLQVIATGLMLVVLFFGGRAVIRQEIELSTIVAFFLYLGMLTWPLIAIGWVVSLYQRGMVSLGRIDQILHTEPEIRNGDGTLYTGPLRGKVEFRKLTFSYDGKPALSDIDLVVEPGQTLGIIGLTGSGKSTLVALLSRLYQVPRGQLYVDDIDINDWDLASLRRQIGFASQEPFLFSATVEENIRFGRDLADRASIEQVAHLAALAKDVAEFPAGYETMVGERGITLSGGQKQRTAIARAVLIDPAILILDDVTSSVDTETEHEINIRVHAHADKLTTFVVSHRTSSVKDADLIIFMENGRIVERGSHEHLMALGGRYADLYHSQVLAEELESL, from the coding sequence ATGGATAATTCTCCTCAACAGCGCACCAGCGGACGATTCGCCACGGTTACCCGGTACATGATCAGGTACCGCTGGTATCTGATTTTCGGCTTCGCCTGCGTGGTCATCTCCAACGCCCTGATGCTGGTCACGCCTTATGTGACCAAACTGGTGATCGACCGGTTGGAAAACCGGGCGGCGATGTCCGACGTCGGCCTGCTGGTACTGGCGATGATCGGCCTGGCGGTTGTTTCGGGACTGTTCCGCCTGCTGATTCGTCGGACGATTATCTGGATGTCCCGCCACATGGAATACGACCTTCGCGGGGAGCTGGTCGCTCACCTGCTGAAACTGTCGCCGTCGTTCTATGACAAGAACCGCACCGGCGATATCATGGCGCGGGCCACCAACGATCTCGAAGCGGTGCGCATGATGGCCGGTCCGGCGGTGATGCACATCGCCAATACGATCGTGATAAGCGCCGGGGCTATCGTGATGATGGTCTACCTCTCGCCTTTATTGACCCTCTATGCCCTGGCGCCGGCGATTGTAATGCCGATCGCCATGAACCAGCTTGGCAATCTCATCCACCGGAAGTTTCTCAAGATACAGGAGCACTTTTCCTCGATGACCGCGTTCGTGCAGGAGAACCTGGCGGGCGTGCGGGTGATCAAGGCGTACCGTCAGGAGGAGCAGGAGAACGCCCACTTTGATCGGATGTCCCAGAAGTACTTTCGCCTTAATCTCGATCTGGGCCGTTACCAGGCTACGTTTTATCCGCTTTTGCAGGTTATCGCCACCGGCCTGATGCTGGTGGTGCTCTTTTTCGGCGGGCGGGCGGTCATTCGCCAGGAGATCGAGCTGTCCACGATAGTAGCGTTCTTTTTGTATCTCGGCATGCTGACCTGGCCGCTCATTGCTATCGGCTGGGTGGTGTCGCTCTATCAGCGGGGGATGGTATCGCTCGGCCGTATCGACCAGATCCTCCACACGGAGCCGGAAATCCGCAACGGCGACGGCACCCTGTATACCGGCCCGCTGCGGGGGAAAGTGGAGTTTCGAAAACTGACATTCTCGTACGACGGCAAGCCGGCGCTGAGTGATATCGACCTCGTGGTCGAGCCGGGGCAGACGCTGGGCATTATCGGCCTCACCGGTTCCGGCAAATCGACGCTAGTCGCGCTCCTGTCCCGCTTGTATCAAGTGCCGCGGGGTCAGTTGTATGTCGATGATATTGACATCAACGACTGGGATCTGGCCTCACTACGTCGCCAGATCGGGTTCGCGTCGCAGGAGCCGTTTCTGTTTTCGGCCACGGTCGAAGAGAACATCCGCTTCGGCCGCGATCTGGCCGATCGCGCCTCGATCGAGCAGGTAGCTCATCTGGCCGCTCTCGCCAAAGACGTTGCCGAGTTCCCCGCGGGCTATGAGACTATGGTCGGCGAGCGCGGGATCACCCTGTCGGGCGGGCAGAAGCAGCGAACCGCAATCGCCCGCGCCGTGCTGATAGATCCGGCCATTCTGATTCTTGACGACGTTACCTCATCGGTAGATACCGAAACCGAACATGAGATCAACATCCGGGTGCACGCTCATGCCGACAAGTTGACGACATTCGTTGTGTCACACAGGACCTCGTCGGTCAAAGACGCCGACCTGATCATATTCATGGAAAACGGGCGGATTGTCGAGCGCGGTAGTCACGAGCACCTGATGGCGCTGGGCGGCCGCTACGCCGACCTGTACCATTCGCAAGTCCTCGCCGAGGAGCTGGAGAGCCTGTAA
- a CDS encoding ABC transporter ATP-binding protein, translating to MATDNYHEEEALGKAYDSRLMKRLLGYLRPYLRTVVVAAVLLLLASLLQIAIPYIIQVAIDEHIAVGDLEGLNYIALLFLAVLFAGAAVRYAQTYLTMWLGQKVLHDIRRQVFGHLQKLHLGYFDKNPVGRLVTRVTSDVNTLDEIFSAGVVTIIGDIFTLVLIVGALLYYNWQLALITFAVVPLLVLATFLFKAKVRDVYREVRTRIARINAFLQEHITGIKVVQLFNREADTYRKFDAINLSLRSAHFRSIYYYAVFFPAVEIIGMVAIALVLYFGGFRIQAGTLTFGELVAFLTLVEMFYRPIRDLSEKYNILQASMASSERIFKLIDTPPTMVVSSASKPLPTVRGRIDVQNLWFAYDADDWVLRDVSFSVEPGQKIAIVGATGAGKSSLISLLYRFYDYQRGSIKLDGVELRDLPVDQLRRHMALVLQDVFIFSGDIAGNIRLRSEHISDHSVRESLTRVGFDRFMRRFGDDIHAEIRERGATLSTGQKQLLSFARALAHNPDILFLDEATSSVDTETERLIQSALDELLKGRTSIIVAHRLSTIEMADRILVLHHGELRESGTHDELLKKQGIYYKLYQLQYRRQVLRTEDVPSK from the coding sequence ATGGCTACAGACAACTACCACGAAGAGGAAGCCCTCGGCAAGGCGTACGATTCCCGCCTGATGAAACGGCTCTTAGGCTACCTGCGGCCGTACCTGCGGACCGTGGTCGTGGCCGCCGTTCTGCTCTTGCTGGCGTCGCTGCTGCAAATAGCCATCCCGTATATCATACAGGTGGCGATTGACGAGCATATCGCCGTAGGCGATCTCGAGGGGTTGAACTACATCGCGTTGCTGTTTCTCGCTGTTCTGTTCGCCGGGGCGGCTGTGCGCTACGCCCAGACCTACCTCACCATGTGGCTGGGCCAGAAGGTGCTGCATGATATTCGGCGGCAGGTGTTTGGGCATCTTCAGAAACTTCATCTCGGTTATTTCGATAAGAACCCGGTAGGCCGTCTCGTAACGCGGGTGACTTCCGATGTCAACACGCTGGACGAAATCTTCTCCGCCGGCGTGGTCACGATTATCGGCGACATCTTCACCTTGGTGCTGATTGTCGGCGCGCTGCTGTACTATAACTGGCAACTCGCGCTCATAACTTTCGCGGTCGTGCCCCTCCTGGTGCTCGCCACGTTTCTATTCAAGGCGAAAGTGCGCGATGTCTATCGCGAGGTGCGCACCAGGATCGCCCGGATCAACGCCTTCTTGCAGGAGCATATCACCGGCATCAAAGTGGTGCAGCTGTTCAATCGCGAGGCCGATACGTATCGGAAATTCGACGCGATCAACCTCAGTCTCCGCTCGGCGCACTTCCGTTCGATTTACTACTACGCCGTGTTCTTTCCCGCTGTGGAAATCATCGGGATGGTAGCCATCGCACTGGTGCTCTATTTCGGCGGCTTTCGCATTCAGGCCGGGACACTGACGTTTGGGGAACTGGTGGCGTTTCTGACTCTGGTGGAGATGTTCTACCGGCCGATTCGTGACCTGTCCGAAAAATACAACATCCTGCAGGCATCGATGGCGTCCTCGGAGCGGATATTCAAGTTGATAGACACCCCGCCCACCATGGTGGTATCATCCGCGTCAAAACCGCTTCCCACGGTGCGCGGGCGAATCGACGTGCAAAACCTCTGGTTTGCGTACGATGCCGATGACTGGGTGCTGCGCGACGTTTCTTTTTCCGTGGAGCCTGGCCAGAAGATCGCCATTGTCGGCGCGACCGGCGCGGGCAAAAGTTCGCTGATTTCGCTCTTGTATCGTTTCTATGACTATCAGCGCGGCTCTATCAAACTGGACGGTGTCGAGCTGCGTGACCTGCCGGTCGACCAGCTTCGCCGCCACATGGCGCTCGTGCTTCAGGACGTGTTTATCTTCAGCGGTGACATTGCGGGAAACATCAGGCTTCGCTCGGAGCACATTTCCGATCACTCCGTCCGCGAATCGCTCACGCGGGTCGGTTTCGACCGGTTTATGCGGCGTTTCGGCGACGATATTCATGCGGAGATTCGCGAGCGAGGGGCAACTCTATCGACCGGCCAAAAGCAGTTGCTTTCGTTTGCCCGGGCTTTGGCGCATAATCCGGATATACTCTTTTTGGATGAAGCCACCAGCTCGGTCGACACCGAAACGGAGAGACTGATTCAATCCGCCCTCGATGAGCTGCTCAAGGGACGAACGTCGATAATCGTCGCACACCGACTGTCGACTATTGAGATGGCGGACCGTATCCTCGTGCTGCACCATGGCGAACTGCGTGAATCCGGCACCCACGACGAACTACTGAAGAAGCAGGGCATATACTACAAACTGTACCAGTTGCAGTATCGGCGCCAGGTGCTGCGGACCGAGGATGTCCCCTCGAAATAG
- a CDS encoding inositol monophosphatase family protein: MTPSELRAATQFACRLARDAAGVLKRGFTRARRITYKGRIDPVTEFDLKAERLITARISRAFPDHEILTEEGSARGKRSEYLWIVDPLDGTVNYAHGFPVYCVSIALQHVGRTVVAAVCDPERDELFWSARGLPARLNRRQIKVSAERRLDRALLATGFAYDIGTARRNNLGLFARMARKAQGIRRPGSAALDLCWLACGRIDGFWELKLHPWDTAAAILIVENAGGRISRVDGRPYSVFDQDLLATNGLLHRQMRSILTSR, encoded by the coding sequence ATGACCCCAAGCGAACTAAGAGCCGCCACTCAATTCGCCTGTCGACTCGCGCGAGACGCCGCCGGGGTACTCAAGCGCGGATTTACGCGCGCCCGCAGGATTACGTACAAAGGTCGGATCGATCCGGTAACCGAGTTCGATCTGAAAGCCGAGCGCTTGATTACCGCGCGGATATCCAGAGCATTTCCCGACCACGAGATTCTCACCGAGGAGGGAAGCGCCAGAGGAAAGCGGTCGGAGTATCTCTGGATAGTCGACCCGCTGGACGGGACAGTCAACTACGCTCACGGTTTTCCGGTGTACTGTGTCTCTATCGCGCTTCAGCACGTAGGCCGGACGGTGGTGGCTGCGGTATGCGATCCGGAGCGGGACGAGCTTTTCTGGAGCGCCAGGGGGTTACCCGCCCGACTCAACCGGCGGCAAATCAAAGTAAGCGCCGAGCGTCGTCTCGATCGTGCGTTGCTCGCTACTGGATTCGCCTATGATATCGGCACGGCTCGGCGGAACAATCTCGGCCTCTTTGCCCGCATGGCTCGGAAGGCGCAGGGGATAAGGCGGCCCGGCTCGGCGGCGCTCGATCTTTGCTGGCTCGCCTGTGGACGAATCGACGGTTTTTGGGAGCTGAAACTTCACCCGTGGGACACCGCGGCGGCGATCCTGATTGTAGAGAACGCGGGAGGCAGGATTTCGCGTGTCGATGGCCGCCCGTACTCGGTTTTCGATCAGGACCTGCTGGCAACGAACGGGCTGCTCCATCGCCAAATGCGCTCCATACTCACGAGCAGATAG
- the glmM gene encoding phosphoglucosamine mutase has product MKKPQLIKSISGIRGVVGAGLDPITMATYGAAFGTYLKKGKVVIGRDTRPSGDMVRRAVVSGLVSVGIDVVDIGIVPTPTVEIAVKGLNAAGGICVTASHNPAAWNALKFFNGRGEFLTPSEYARMNRILESGRFAWQPVEKLGRVTLTDHWIEVHIKKTLGVKTINRAAIRNAKFKVVVDAINGAGSEALPELLQRFGAKVFRINCEGDGNFVHEAEPLPRNLGQLCKAVKVHRADIGLACDPDADRLVLVDERGRPVHEELTLTIAVQQVLRKRRGPTVINLSTSNTTADVARAAGSRVYYSKVGEANVVETMRLKQGVIGGEGNGGVIYPEFHAGRDSLIAAALTLSALAETGKTLSQLVETFPRYYNIKAKAVLPYDFSERLTRFERQATKIMGRVRIDRRDGLRFDFKEGWLQLRKSNTEPIFRLIVETSSQELTDDLCRTVIRYFK; this is encoded by the coding sequence ATGAAGAAACCCCAGCTTATCAAATCAATTTCCGGCATTCGCGGCGTGGTGGGCGCCGGACTCGATCCGATTACGATGGCCACCTACGGCGCCGCCTTTGGCACTTATCTCAAGAAGGGCAAGGTGGTCATAGGTCGCGACACCCGCCCGTCGGGCGACATGGTCCGCCGAGCTGTTGTGTCGGGCCTGGTTTCGGTTGGGATTGACGTTGTCGATATCGGTATTGTGCCGACACCCACGGTGGAGATTGCCGTCAAAGGCCTCAATGCGGCCGGTGGTATCTGCGTGACGGCGTCGCATAACCCCGCTGCCTGGAATGCGCTGAAGTTCTTCAACGGCCGCGGGGAGTTCCTGACACCGTCGGAGTACGCGCGCATGAACCGGATTCTCGAATCCGGTCGATTCGCCTGGCAGCCGGTGGAAAAGCTGGGGCGGGTGACGCTCACTGATCATTGGATCGAAGTGCACATCAAAAAGACGCTCGGCGTCAAGACAATCAACCGCGCCGCCATACGAAATGCTAAGTTCAAAGTCGTGGTGGACGCAATCAACGGCGCCGGCTCGGAGGCCCTGCCGGAACTGCTCCAGAGGTTCGGCGCGAAAGTCTTCCGGATCAACTGCGAGGGTGACGGCAATTTCGTACACGAAGCCGAACCGCTGCCGAGAAACCTGGGTCAGCTGTGCAAGGCAGTGAAAGTGCACCGCGCTGATATTGGCCTGGCCTGCGATCCCGATGCCGACCGGCTGGTACTAGTCGACGAGCGCGGTCGGCCGGTACATGAGGAACTAACGCTGACGATCGCGGTTCAACAGGTGCTTAGGAAGCGGCGCGGCCCTACCGTGATCAACTTGTCGACATCGAACACCACGGCCGATGTAGCCCGCGCTGCGGGATCGCGTGTCTATTATTCGAAGGTCGGCGAGGCTAACGTGGTCGAAACGATGCGACTGAAACAGGGCGTGATCGGAGGCGAGGGCAACGGCGGGGTGATCTACCCCGAGTTCCATGCCGGGCGCGACTCGCTTATCGCCGCCGCTCTGACACTCTCTGCTCTGGCCGAGACCGGGAAGACGCTTTCTCAGCTTGTGGAAACCTTCCCCAGGTATTATAATATAAAGGCCAAGGCCGTTCTCCCTTACGACTTCTCTGAGCGCCTGACCAGGTTTGAGCGACAGGCAACCAAGATAATGGGGCGTGTGCGGATTGACCGTCGCGACGGCCTCCGGTTCGACTTCAAAGAAGGCTGGCTTCAGTTACGTAAGTCTAATACCGAGCCGATATTCAGGCTGATAGTGGAAACGTCGAGTCAAGAGCTTACCGATGACCTGTGCCGGACGGTGATCCGGTACTTCAAATAA